The following are from one region of the Thermoproteus uzoniensis 768-20 genome:
- the cyaB gene encoding class IV adenylate cyclase, giving the protein MLEVEQKYRADLGKVREELLKLGASLVEAKEEVDVYFQHPCRDFAETDEALRVRRSGSDVEVSYKGPRMRSNAKARLELTASAEGDVEAVLEALGFKKVAVIKKRREYYSYGPLTVSLDDVEGLGQFVEIEAVASSERSVGEAEAEISALAERLGLRERVDATYLELYLSIFKGGV; this is encoded by the coding sequence ATGTTGGAGGTTGAGCAGAAGTACCGCGCCGACCTCGGCAAGGTCAGGGAGGAGCTTTTAAAGCTCGGCGCCTCTCTCGTAGAGGCCAAGGAGGAGGTCGACGTCTATTTCCAGCATCCCTGTAGGGATTTCGCCGAGACCGACGAGGCGCTTAGGGTGAGGCGCTCCGGCTCCGACGTGGAGGTGTCATACAAGGGCCCCCGCATGCGGTCTAACGCCAAGGCGCGGCTGGAGCTGACGGCCTCGGCCGAGGGCGACGTGGAGGCCGTGCTGGAGGCCCTCGGGTTTAAGAAAGTGGCGGTCATAAAGAAGAGGCGCGAGTACTACTCCTACGGCCCCCTCACGGTATCTCTAGACGACGTGGAGGGGCTCGGCCAGTTCGTGGAGATAGAGGCCGTCGCCTCCTCCGAGAGGTCTGTGGGGGAAGCCGAGGCGGAGATATCCGCTCTAGCCGAGAGGCTGGGCTTGAGGGAGAGGGTCGACGCCACGTATCTGGAGCTGTACCTAAGTATTTTTAAGGGAGGAGTATAG
- a CDS encoding RNA-guided pseudouridylation complex pseudouridine synthase subunit Cbf5, which produces MSLCSRDIYIKAPNEQTDPRWGKSPGDRPVEEHIRYSLVILDKPRGPSSHEAVAWLKKILGVDVAGHSGTLDPNVSGVLPVAVAEGTKVLMALSRADKVYVAVAKFHGDVDEERLKSVLARFTGEIYQRPPLRSAVKRQLRTRRVYSLELLELDGRYAVLRMHVEAGTYARKLIHDIGEVLGVSANMRELRRVAVACFDEREAVTLQDVADAVYVWRNYGDDTALRQVLKPIEEIARGLAKIWIKDGAVDAICHGAPLAAPGVVKFETPFNKGDLVAYFTLKGELVGVGRALVSSDDLKNMERGLVARTDRVLMKPGTYPATWREKKRLNEKTG; this is translated from the coding sequence GTGTCTCTTTGTTCTAGAGATATCTACATAAAGGCGCCTAACGAGCAGACCGACCCCCGGTGGGGGAAAAGCCCCGGAGATAGGCCCGTCGAGGAGCACATAAGATACTCCCTAGTGATTTTGGACAAGCCGCGCGGGCCCTCGAGCCACGAGGCCGTCGCCTGGCTCAAGAAAATACTCGGCGTAGATGTCGCGGGGCACTCGGGCACTCTCGACCCCAATGTCTCCGGCGTATTGCCGGTGGCCGTGGCCGAGGGGACCAAGGTCTTGATGGCGCTGTCGAGAGCCGACAAGGTCTACGTGGCGGTGGCCAAATTCCACGGCGATGTGGACGAGGAGAGGCTCAAGTCAGTCCTGGCGCGCTTCACCGGCGAGATCTACCAGAGGCCTCCTCTGAGATCCGCCGTGAAGAGACAACTGCGCACGAGGCGCGTGTACTCGCTCGAGCTTCTGGAGCTGGACGGGAGGTACGCCGTGTTGAGGATGCACGTGGAGGCCGGCACCTACGCCAGGAAGTTGATACACGACATCGGCGAGGTGCTCGGCGTGAGCGCCAACATGAGGGAGCTGAGAAGAGTAGCCGTCGCGTGCTTCGACGAGAGGGAGGCCGTGACGCTACAAGACGTGGCCGACGCGGTTTACGTCTGGAGGAACTACGGCGACGACACCGCCTTGAGGCAGGTCCTCAAGCCCATCGAGGAGATAGCCAGAGGTTTGGCCAAGATCTGGATCAAGGACGGGGCCGTCGACGCCATATGCCACGGGGCCCCCCTCGCGGCGCCCGGGGTGGTCAAGTTCGAGACGCCCTTCAACAAGGGCGATCTGGTGGCCTACTTCACCCTTAAAGGCGAGCTCGTCGGCGTGGGCAGAGCGCTGGTGTCCAGCGACGATCTCAAGAACATGGAGAGAGGGCTCGTCGCGAGGACCGACAGAGTCCTCATGAAGCCCGGCACGTACCCCGCCACGTGGAGGGAGAAAAAACGTTTAAATGAAAAAACTGGATAG
- a CDS encoding ATP-dependent DNA ligase encodes MEFSELAKVLASIESTTQRTTMVRLLVGLFKKLEPAEIDKAIYIILGDLRPPWEGLELGVGEKLCIRAIARASGAKADEIEELYKKTGDMGEAARRALSRRQAQTLLAFAGGRKAGLSISQVYDTLFKVAKASGEGSQDLKISLLSSLFSQLSPDEAKYVARFVVGRLRLGVADMTVIDALAEAFGVPEEALERAYNVRPDLGFLGKLVAERGAAGLAEVRITPGVPVMPMLAQRLSTSREILAKLGGAAICEYKYDGERAQIHVSPDGVAIYSRRLENITHAYPDVVESVRKSVSAREAVLEGEIVAVDPDTGDLLPFQELMHRKRKHEVEEAVKEYPAKLNLFDLLYLDGEDLTDKPLMYRRLKLSEIVEEGEDVVIAKWALFDDEEKVDVFFHEAISMGMEGLVCKSPTSVYEMGARGWNWIKYKRDYRSEMSDTVDLVVVGAFYGRGKRAGLYGAFLTAAYDPKTDTFYTVCKVGSGFTDADLKKMYQMLEPYKIDHRHPRVSSRMEPDVWFTPGVVLEIIGAEITLSPLHTCCLGAVRPDVGLAIRFPRFTGRYRTDKSPEEATTVDELLEMYKSQKKVKVEQGPEAAP; translated from the coding sequence GTGGAGTTCTCGGAGCTGGCCAAGGTGCTCGCCTCGATAGAGTCGACTACTCAGAGGACCACAATGGTGCGGCTTCTGGTGGGACTATTCAAGAAGCTGGAGCCGGCCGAGATAGACAAGGCGATATATATCATATTGGGCGATCTGAGGCCTCCTTGGGAGGGCCTGGAGCTCGGCGTCGGCGAGAAGCTGTGCATAAGGGCCATCGCGCGGGCCTCGGGCGCCAAGGCCGACGAGATAGAGGAGCTTTACAAGAAGACGGGCGACATGGGGGAGGCGGCGAGGAGGGCCCTCTCCAGACGACAGGCCCAGACGTTGCTCGCCTTCGCGGGGGGCAGAAAGGCCGGCCTATCCATATCGCAGGTCTACGACACGCTTTTTAAGGTGGCCAAGGCCTCCGGCGAGGGGTCGCAGGACCTAAAGATATCCCTTCTCTCGTCGCTCTTTTCCCAGCTCTCGCCTGACGAGGCCAAGTACGTGGCCCGCTTTGTCGTGGGCCGCTTGAGGCTGGGCGTGGCCGACATGACGGTGATAGACGCCTTGGCGGAGGCCTTCGGCGTGCCGGAAGAAGCCTTGGAGAGGGCTTACAACGTAAGGCCGGATCTGGGCTTCCTCGGCAAGTTGGTGGCCGAGAGGGGGGCGGCGGGGCTTGCGGAGGTGAGGATAACGCCCGGCGTGCCGGTTATGCCCATGTTGGCCCAGCGCCTCAGCACGTCGAGGGAGATCTTGGCCAAGCTGGGGGGCGCCGCCATATGCGAGTACAAGTACGACGGGGAGAGGGCCCAGATACACGTATCGCCCGACGGCGTGGCCATATACAGCAGGAGGCTCGAGAACATAACCCACGCCTATCCCGACGTCGTGGAGTCCGTGAGGAAGTCCGTGTCGGCCAGAGAGGCCGTGCTCGAGGGCGAGATCGTGGCGGTGGATCCCGACACGGGCGACCTGTTGCCGTTCCAAGAGCTCATGCACCGCAAGAGGAAGCACGAGGTGGAGGAGGCCGTCAAGGAATACCCGGCTAAGCTCAACCTCTTCGACCTGCTCTACCTAGACGGCGAGGACCTCACGGACAAGCCGCTTATGTACAGGAGGCTTAAGCTGTCGGAGATAGTCGAGGAGGGGGAGGACGTTGTCATAGCCAAATGGGCCCTCTTCGACGACGAGGAGAAAGTCGACGTGTTCTTCCACGAGGCCATATCGATGGGCATGGAGGGGCTGGTCTGCAAGAGCCCCACCTCCGTCTACGAGATGGGGGCCAGAGGCTGGAACTGGATAAAATACAAGAGGGATTACCGCAGCGAGATGAGCGACACGGTGGACCTCGTCGTCGTGGGGGCCTTCTACGGGAGGGGCAAGAGGGCGGGCCTCTACGGCGCCTTCCTCACAGCCGCCTACGACCCCAAGACGGACACGTTCTACACAGTTTGCAAGGTGGGGAGCGGGTTCACAGACGCCGATTTGAAGAAGATGTACCAAATGCTGGAGCCCTACAAGATAGACCACAGACACCCGAGGGTCTCGTCCAGGATGGAGCCCGACGTCTGGTTCACGCCCGGCGTAGTCCTTGAAATCATAGGGGCGGAGATCACGCTGTCGCCGCTGCACACTTGTTGCCTAGGCGCCGTGAGGCCCGACGTCGGCTTGGCGATACGCTTCCCCAGATTCACAGGCAGATACAGGACGGACAAATCGCCGGAAGAGGCGACGACCGTCGACGAGCTCCTGGAGATGTACAAGAGCCAGAAGAAGGTCAAGGTGGAGCAGGGCCCGGAGGCGGCGCCTTAA
- a CDS encoding nucleotidyltransferase family protein, producing the protein MKAFLLAAGLGTRLRPLTYFAPKPLVALGGKAIIDYALGWLRANGVREIYVVGHYMQEVLRSYLRERHPDVVFVPSRRLLGTAGQLYYARDYMDDGPALVAPGDVITDLDVRAAAEFHARSSVDLTVVGREVETAVRFGVLETAEGRLAAWREKPKFRHVVSTGIYVAEGSVLRKLEERYLDFDEFARSLIPRVAVYVSRAEFVDVGTLQDLAEAKRALSVINI; encoded by the coding sequence TTGAAGGCCTTCCTCCTAGCCGCCGGCCTGGGCACCAGGCTGAGGCCTTTGACGTACTTCGCGCCTAAGCCCCTCGTCGCGCTCGGCGGCAAGGCCATCATAGACTACGCGCTGGGGTGGCTGAGGGCGAACGGGGTGAGGGAGATATACGTGGTGGGCCACTACATGCAGGAGGTGTTGAGGTCCTACCTCCGCGAGCGGCACCCCGACGTGGTCTTCGTCCCGTCGAGGAGGCTGTTGGGGACCGCCGGGCAGCTCTACTACGCCAGGGACTACATGGACGACGGGCCCGCATTGGTCGCGCCGGGCGACGTCATCACGGATCTCGACGTTAGGGCCGCCGCCGAGTTCCACGCGAGGTCCTCCGTCGACCTCACGGTGGTGGGGCGCGAGGTCGAGACCGCTGTGAGGTTCGGCGTGTTGGAGACGGCGGAGGGGCGGCTGGCGGCGTGGAGGGAGAAGCCGAAGTTTAGACACGTCGTGTCGACGGGGATATACGTGGCCGAGGGCTCCGTGTTGCGCAAGCTCGAGGAGAGGTACCTCGACTTCGACGAGTTCGCCCGCTCCCTAATACCCCGCGTGGCCGTCTACGTGTCCAGGGCCGAGTTCGTCGACGTGGGCACCCTCCAGGACCTCGCCGAGGCTAAGAGGGCGCTGAGCGTAATAAATATATAA
- a CDS encoding DUF211 domain-containing protein: MDLPVRRIVIDAAIPTKDISIVDVAKSLYEARGVKAVRVTVDDVDVDVLGLMIIVEGEGIDVREVQEAIEKVGGVVHSLDEVVVGEYIPRTTEEGDR; encoded by the coding sequence GTGGATTTGCCTGTCAGGCGCATAGTCATCGACGCCGCTATACCCACAAAGGACATCTCTATAGTGGATGTGGCCAAGTCGCTGTACGAGGCGCGCGGCGTCAAGGCCGTCAGAGTCACGGTGGACGACGTGGACGTCGACGTGCTGGGCTTGATGATAATCGTGGAGGGCGAGGGCATAGACGTGAGGGAGGTGCAAGAGGCCATAGAGAAGGTCGGCGGCGTCGTGCACTCCCTGGACGAGGTCGTCGTGGGCGAGTACATCCCCCGCACGACGGAGGAAGGCGATAGATGA
- a CDS encoding TrmB family transcriptional regulator — translation MPEGVKNKVYQFLAQNPGKEFTAEEVAKAIGVDRVAVVKAQLTRLKREGKVEETVDHRYKLKQ, via the coding sequence ATGCCGGAGGGCGTAAAGAATAAAGTATACCAATTCCTTGCGCAGAACCCCGGCAAGGAGTTCACGGCGGAGGAGGTGGCCAAGGCCATAGGGGTCGACAGAGTGGCCGTCGTGAAGGCCCAGTTGACTAGGCTGAAGAGGGAGGGCAAGGTCGAGGAGACCGTCGACCACAGATATAAACTTAAACAATAA
- a CDS encoding polyprenyl synthetase family protein has protein sequence MEIPPEVLDALGRVREDMGRIGESVQNPSLRAAIRYYIETPGKMIRPLLLLLFTYVLDPERLKDERIINAAALLEVLHIVSLLQDDVVDKHDARRGVETPRAIYGDGMAIVASDWLIAEAIERAVSISADAVKYLAGVAKRLAEGQALDIEGLRKEAAELKTAPLIEAAFVMPTMILSRRDLLRPAAALGRLLGVLYQYSDDMADEGAKREMTPLVDEIRSSMKSLRRLLGEKIVPLERFVEAVIAKALEGTLTTAKL, from the coding sequence GTGGAGATACCGCCCGAGGTCCTCGACGCTTTGGGCAGAGTGAGGGAGGATATGGGACGTATAGGCGAGTCGGTCCAGAACCCCTCTCTGAGGGCCGCGATAAGGTACTACATAGAGACGCCGGGCAAAATGATTAGGCCGCTCCTCCTACTGCTCTTCACCTACGTGCTGGATCCCGAAAGGCTGAAGGACGAGAGGATAATCAACGCCGCCGCGTTGCTGGAGGTCCTCCACATAGTGTCCCTTCTACAAGACGACGTAGTCGACAAGCACGACGCGAGGAGAGGCGTCGAGACGCCCCGCGCCATCTACGGCGACGGGATGGCCATAGTGGCCAGCGACTGGCTAATAGCAGAGGCCATAGAGAGGGCCGTGTCCATAAGCGCCGACGCGGTCAAATATCTCGCAGGCGTGGCCAAGAGGCTCGCGGAGGGGCAGGCCCTAGACATAGAGGGGCTGAGGAAGGAGGCCGCGGAGCTCAAGACGGCGCCGTTAATAGAGGCCGCCTTCGTGATGCCCACCATGATATTGAGCAGAAGAGACCTCCTCAGACCGGCGGCGGCTCTCGGGAGGCTCCTCGGAGTCCTATACCAGTACTCGGACGACATGGCAGACGAAGGGGCGAAGAGGGAGATGACGCCACTTGTCGATGAGATAAGAAGCTCCATGAAATCCCTAAGGAGGCTACTCGGGGAGAAGATAGTGCCGCTAGAGAGGTTCGTGGAGGCCGTGATAGCTAAAGCCCTAGAGGGCACCTTGACCACTGCCAAGCTATAA
- the ribH gene encoding 6,7-dimethyl-8-ribityllumazine synthase, with amino-acid sequence MVRLAIVVAEFNYDVTQLMLQKALDHAKFLGAEVTYVVKAPGVFDVPALLADVVKKEEVDAVAVLGAVIQGATKHDELVANQAARKILDISVDSGKPVALGVIGPGANRMQALERVEEYARRAVEAAVKMARRRRALREARYSGSTVFIE; translated from the coding sequence ATGGTGAGGCTCGCGATAGTGGTGGCCGAGTTCAACTACGACGTGACCCAGCTCATGTTGCAGAAGGCTCTAGACCACGCCAAGTTCTTGGGGGCCGAGGTGACCTACGTGGTCAAGGCGCCGGGCGTCTTCGACGTGCCGGCCCTTCTGGCCGACGTGGTGAAGAAGGAGGAGGTCGACGCGGTGGCCGTCCTGGGCGCGGTCATACAAGGCGCCACGAAACACGACGAGCTGGTGGCGAACCAAGCGGCGCGCAAGATACTCGACATCTCGGTCGACAGCGGGAAGCCGGTTGCCCTCGGCGTGATCGGGCCCGGCGCGAATAGAATGCAGGCCCTCGAGAGGGTAGAGGAGTACGCGCGGAGGGCCGTGGAGGCGGCTGTGAAGATGGCGAGGAGGAGGCGTGCGTTGAGGGAGGCCAGATACTCCGGCTCTACTGTCTTTATCGAGTAG
- a CDS encoding YkgJ family cysteine cluster protein — MPFECPIGCPADCCYFDSEEQMPTVFHEEVLRLKEEASRRGVELSFRELGEFNGVKIYRWIVRGWCPFFDKKSRKCTIHDKKPLACKMFPLILDLNTGNIYLSENCIWVKQNGPRPLDDFPHEKNALMKVVVRLKLARP; from the coding sequence GTGCCTTTCGAGTGTCCGATAGGCTGTCCGGCCGACTGTTGCTATTTCGACTCCGAGGAGCAGATGCCCACTGTCTTTCACGAGGAGGTGTTGAGGCTAAAGGAGGAGGCGTCGCGAAGAGGCGTCGAGCTATCGTTTAGAGAGCTGGGCGAGTTCAACGGCGTGAAGATATATAGATGGATCGTGAGGGGGTGGTGTCCGTTTTTCGACAAAAAATCCAGAAAATGTACTATACATGATAAGAAGCCTTTAGCATGTAAAATGTTTCCATTAATATTGGATTTAAATACAGGCAATATATATCTTTCCGAAAATTGTATATGGGTTAAACAAAACGGGCCTCGGCCTCTCGACGACTTTCCCCACGAGAAGAACGCGCTCATGAAAGTCGTCGTCCGGCTGAAGCTGGCTAGACCATGA
- a CDS encoding 50S ribosomal protein L14e — protein MPKVIEIGRVVVKVLGREAGRKAVVVDIVDDNYVVITGPKSLTGVKRRRVNVNHIEPTDKKIDIKRGASDEEVLKAVEAAGLAQYMKERVKPKFEGVVSEL, from the coding sequence ATGCCTAAGGTAATCGAAATTGGGAGAGTTGTGGTCAAGGTCTTGGGAAGGGAGGCGGGCAGGAAGGCTGTCGTCGTGGATATCGTGGACGACAACTACGTCGTCATAACGGGCCCGAAAAGCCTCACAGGGGTTAAGAGGAGGAGGGTCAACGTCAACCACATAGAGCCCACCGACAAGAAGATCGATATAAAGCGCGGGGCCAGCGACGAAGAGGTCCTCAAGGCGGTGGAGGCCGCGGGCTTGGCCCAGTATATGAAGGAGCGGGTCAAGCCGAAGTTCGAAGGCGTGGTGTCGGAGCTTTGA
- a CDS encoding DUF1525 domain-containing protein has protein sequence MYVELFVISGKSQELEESLKKAIEEIRSKVERRDRVRLATVKIRQDAADQVVKMLDQPVERVPPHFRSLVSILKRYNITAFPAVVIDGQKILEGTEDVSKALNAVYKKAGEEFGIQLGPQAAPPPPPPPSPPPPPAPSAPTQPVQPVVAPPPQPPPVSEIKPLEEALKQTQQPPPPPSAPVAQLPPQPVQLPPPPQPPPAPQPVQPPPQAPPPPVLPPPPRPAALKVSVRIMPGRPDDCRECAYYGEATSRCYLFSVAVSDPARPPCKNVGG, from the coding sequence GTCTCTCAAGAAGGCCATCGAGGAGATTAGGTCGAAGGTGGAGAGGAGGGATCGGGTCAGGCTCGCCACGGTCAAGATAAGGCAAGACGCGGCGGATCAAGTGGTCAAGATGCTGGATCAGCCAGTCGAGAGAGTGCCGCCGCACTTCCGCTCTCTCGTCTCTATACTCAAGAGGTACAACATAACGGCCTTCCCCGCAGTCGTCATAGACGGCCAGAAAATACTGGAGGGGACCGAGGACGTGTCGAAGGCCCTAAACGCAGTCTACAAGAAGGCCGGCGAGGAGTTCGGCATACAGCTAGGCCCACAGGCGGCCCCTCCGCCTCCGCCGCCCCCATCGCCACCTCCGCCGCCTGCGCCCTCGGCTCCTACCCAGCCCGTACAGCCCGTCGTGGCGCCGCCTCCTCAACCGCCGCCGGTCTCCGAGATAAAGCCGTTGGAGGAGGCCCTGAAACAAACACAACAGCCTCCGCCGCCTCCCTCGGCTCCAGTTGCTCAGTTGCCTCCACAACCTGTGCAGTTGCCGCCTCCTCCCCAGCCTCCTCCCGCCCCACAACCCGTGCAACCGCCGCCGCAAGCGCCTCCTCCGCCCGTTTTGCCGCCGCCTCCGAGGCCCGCCGCTTTGAAGGTGTCCGTCCGCATAATGCCCGGCCGTCCGGACGACTGCAGGGAGTGCGCGTACTACGGCGAGGCCACGTCGCGTTGCTACCTCTTCAGCGTAGCCGTGTCCGATCCCGCGAGGCCTCCGTGCAAGAATGTTGGAGGTTGA
- a CDS encoding carbohydrate kinase family protein, protein MALVASIGNLNYDIYIKTPELPGLDQSVDAVDIYTGGGGSAANFAVAITRMRHRARFIGSVGDDVLGDMILRELAGEGVDVSFVKRIKGVRSGVVVVLVQPDGVKRMIAYRGANMGLSPDDINEESLGGVDHVHIASGRVELILKAKEVAKRLGKTVSVDGGTALARKGLEIASKALSGVDVVLMNQVEAKMLASSADHRAAVDVIAKSINAKEVVITLGDRGAMAVSDGEFIYVDAFKLQPVDTTGAGDTFAAAYIAARLAGLSLYERLLFANAAASIKVTRPGARSSPKFEEVAEFLKSLGYRIAD, encoded by the coding sequence GTGGCCTTGGTCGCGTCTATAGGGAATTTGAACTACGACATATATATAAAAACGCCGGAGCTGCCCGGCTTAGACCAGTCAGTGGACGCCGTGGATATATACACCGGAGGGGGCGGCTCGGCGGCGAACTTCGCCGTGGCGATAACCAGGATGAGGCATAGGGCGAGGTTCATAGGCTCCGTCGGCGACGACGTGTTGGGGGACATGATACTGAGAGAGCTCGCCGGCGAGGGGGTCGACGTGTCCTTCGTCAAGAGGATTAAGGGAGTTAGGTCGGGGGTCGTGGTCGTCTTGGTCCAGCCCGACGGCGTGAAGCGGATGATAGCGTACAGAGGGGCCAACATGGGCCTGTCCCCCGACGACATAAACGAGGAGTCGCTGGGCGGCGTCGACCACGTCCATATAGCGAGCGGGCGCGTGGAGCTCATACTCAAGGCGAAGGAGGTCGCCAAGAGGCTCGGCAAGACGGTCTCGGTCGACGGGGGCACAGCGCTGGCGAGGAAGGGCTTGGAGATAGCCTCGAAGGCCCTCTCGGGCGTCGACGTGGTGTTGATGAACCAGGTGGAGGCCAAGATGTTGGCCAGCTCGGCCGACCACAGAGCGGCCGTCGACGTCATAGCCAAGAGCATAAACGCGAAGGAGGTCGTGATAACGCTCGGCGATAGGGGCGCCATGGCCGTCAGCGACGGCGAGTTCATCTACGTAGACGCGTTCAAGCTACAGCCTGTCGACACTACGGGCGCCGGCGATACCTTCGCCGCCGCCTACATAGCCGCTAGGCTGGCCGGGCTCTCGCTCTACGAGAGGCTCCTCTTCGCCAACGCCGCGGCCTCCATCAAGGTCACGAGGCCCGGCGCGCGGTCCTCGCCCAAGTTCGAGGAGGTGGCCGAGTTCCTCAAGTCTCTGGGCTACAGGATCGCGGATTAA
- a CDS encoding Gfo/Idh/MocA family protein: MLKVAVIGVGGWGKNHVRVFKLLSAEGLVDELYAVDIDEGRLRWAEKVYGARPLRSIDEAVKADVDAAVVATPTKMHRDHASVLLSAGVSLLVEKPFTENYLQAVELLDRARGVVVTTGYVLRFHPAVKYLRDRLGDLGRVVSIYGRRTSPRPQRPGDVGVIKDLTIHDFDLALYAIGSRASSVSAYGLVEDGQVIHAQVFARGDKFSSFYESSWTPSYKFRRFEVVGTEGTAVIDFSTDALTFFGREGVWSPRLSGEEPLLAQDREFLKAVAGRGGYVVPAEDIVYTLKLCDAAEVSIKRGREVYLDELEGLI, from the coding sequence ATGCTGAAAGTGGCCGTGATCGGCGTCGGGGGTTGGGGGAAGAATCACGTGAGGGTTTTCAAGTTGCTCTCGGCGGAGGGCCTAGTGGACGAGCTCTACGCCGTGGATATCGACGAGGGCAGGCTTAGGTGGGCCGAGAAGGTCTACGGGGCCAGGCCGTTGCGGTCTATAGACGAGGCGGTGAAGGCGGATGTGGACGCCGCGGTGGTCGCCACGCCGACTAAGATGCATAGGGATCACGCGTCCGTCCTCCTCTCGGCGGGCGTGTCCCTTTTAGTCGAGAAGCCATTCACGGAGAACTACCTGCAGGCGGTGGAGCTCCTCGACAGGGCGAGGGGGGTCGTCGTGACGACGGGCTACGTGCTCCGCTTCCACCCCGCCGTTAAGTATCTGAGAGATAGGCTGGGCGATCTGGGCCGCGTGGTGTCCATATACGGGAGGCGCACCTCGCCCAGGCCCCAACGGCCTGGAGACGTCGGCGTCATAAAGGACTTGACAATACACGACTTCGACCTCGCCCTCTACGCGATCGGCAGTAGGGCCTCCTCGGTGTCGGCCTACGGCCTCGTGGAGGACGGGCAGGTGATCCACGCGCAAGTATTTGCTAGGGGCGACAAGTTCTCGTCTTTTTACGAGTCGAGCTGGACCCCCTCCTACAAGTTCAGGAGGTTCGAGGTGGTGGGCACCGAGGGCACGGCCGTGATAGACTTCTCCACCGACGCGCTCACCTTCTTTGGGCGGGAAGGCGTCTGGAGCCCGAGGCTGTCGGGTGAGGAGCCCCTGCTGGCCCAAGACAGGGAGTTCTTGAAGGCCGTGGCGGGCCGCGGCGGCTATGTCGTCCCCGCCGAGGATATAGTCTACACCTTGAAGCTCTGCGACGCCGCCGAGGTCTCCATAAAGCGAGGCCGCGAAGTATACTTGGACGAGCTGGAGGGTCTTATCTAG
- a CDS encoding indolepyruvate ferredoxin oxidoreductase subunit alpha: MIEFVVRGEELGDLTALGISYGLSITFRRALAVGRFDKEWIAAILETGVWGALLLSPCPDGLPCFRDLEEAVRFSELRQIPVGYDGEEPAAAPYRVSTFNKNYLKPRRWIRCREISRDKAYLPLFACLYNLLKLRVDVPIVVSDICLEFGDAERPDFQVLPTYISPRTLADVVDVSVQPIPSSAIARGILLGGYKAGPVVAISRGADGAAVELGGYLVDLDASGNPCELFSRGVVGYSPSLFSGRYVVDPDLCDRCGDCFITNCDALRQGERGVPELLSSCVGCGACALMCTRGAIRREGDFLKVFLR, encoded by the coding sequence ATGATAGAGTTCGTAGTCAGGGGGGAGGAGCTCGGCGACCTAACGGCCCTCGGGATCTCGTACGGCCTCTCCATAACTTTCAGGAGGGCTCTCGCCGTAGGCCGCTTCGATAAGGAGTGGATAGCCGCCATATTGGAGACCGGAGTCTGGGGGGCATTGCTCCTATCGCCCTGCCCCGACGGGTTGCCTTGTTTCCGGGATCTCGAAGAGGCGGTGAGGTTCTCCGAGTTGAGGCAGATACCGGTGGGCTACGACGGCGAGGAGCCCGCGGCGGCGCCCTACAGAGTCTCCACATTCAACAAGAACTATCTGAAGCCCAGACGCTGGATCCGTTGCAGGGAGATCTCCAGAGACAAGGCGTACCTCCCGCTGTTCGCCTGCCTATACAACCTCCTCAAGTTGCGCGTCGATGTGCCCATTGTGGTGTCGGACATATGCCTAGAGTTCGGCGACGCCGAGAGGCCCGACTTCCAAGTGCTCCCGACCTACATATCGCCGCGGACTCTGGCCGACGTGGTAGACGTGTCGGTCCAGCCTATACCGTCCTCGGCCATAGCTAGGGGAATCCTGTTGGGGGGATATAAGGCGGGCCCGGTCGTGGCCATATCTAGAGGCGCTGACGGCGCCGCGGTCGAGCTCGGGGGCTATCTGGTCGACCTAGACGCGTCCGGGAACCCCTGCGAGCTTTTCTCTAGGGGTGTTGTGGGGTATTCCCCGTCCCTATTTTCGGGAAGATACGTAGTGGATCCCGACCTCTGCGATAGATGCGGCGACTGTTTTATCACTAACTGCGACGCGTTGAGGCAGGGCGAACGCGGAGTGCCCGAGCTATTGAGCTCCTGCGTGGGCTGCGGCGCGTGCGCCTTGATGTGCACCAGGGGGGCTATAAGGAGGGAGGGGGACTTCCTCAAGGTGTTCCTGAGATGA